From one Lycium ferocissimum isolate CSIRO_LF1 chromosome 7, AGI_CSIRO_Lferr_CH_V1, whole genome shotgun sequence genomic stretch:
- the LOC132064448 gene encoding MLO-like protein 13 has product MAEEASRSIEYTPAWVVSVVCFIIVLISFVAERGLHHLGKFFRDKKQDALYEAVQKLKEELMLLGFLSLLLAVFVGPIPISQICIPENLALIMLPCKLNESATSNHFTIRTGRHLLSGGNGADHCSHHKGKAPLLSSDALHQLHIFIFVMAVTHVNFCATTMFLGAAKIQEWRHWEHSIQRESTPHQVHVHHLRSFLDRAGRRWRKHALISWTVAFFKQFYGSVTKSDYTALRIGFVRKHCRDNPTFDFHKYMLGTLEHDFKKIVGISWHLWLFVVLFLLINIAGWNSFFWLSFLPLFLLLLVGTKLEHIITELAQKIDGGSSVVRPSDELFWFHNPTLVLHLIHFILFQNSFEIAFFFWILCTYGLKSCIMEDLGFIISKLVIGVIVQVLCSYSTLPLYALVTQMGNTFKEEIFDKQTERDPRELASGGRAGSSTQNRMVMETLESICVSKRLNEIEDISSTVELSYPNKPHTTP; this is encoded by the exons ATGGCGGAAGAAGCGTCTCGATCTATAGAGTATACACCAGCATGGGTGGTCTCCGTTGTCTGCTTCATCATCGTTCTCATTTCTTTTGTCGCCGAACGTGGCCTTCATCATCTTGGAAAG TTCTTCCGGGATAAGAAACAAGATGCCCTATACGAGGCCGTGCAGAAATTAAAAGAAG AATTGATGCTTTTGGGATTTCTTTCCTTACTATTGGCGGTGTTCGTAGGGCCTATTCCAATAAGCCAAATTTGTATTCCTGAAAATCTTGCACTAATAATGCTTCCATGCAAGCTGAATGAATCTGCTACTTCTAATCATTTCACTATAAGGACTGGGAGACACCTTTTATCTGGAGGTAACGGTGCAGACCATTGTAGCCATCATAAG GGAAAAGCTCCACTATTATCGTCGGACGCATTGCATCAActgcacattttcatatttgtAATGGCAGTCACACACGTGAACTTCTGTGCCACCACCATGTTTCTTGGAGCGGCTAAG ATACAAGAGTGGCGCCATTGGGAGCACTCAATTCAAAGGGAATCAACGCCACATCAGG TGCATGTTCACCATCTTCGATCATTCCTGGATAGAGCTGGTAGACGTTGGAGGAAGCACGCTCTCATTAGTTGGACG GTAGCATTTTTCAAACAATTTTATGGTTCAGTAACCAAGTCAGACTATACTGCCCTGCGGATTGGATTTGTGAGG AAACATTGTCGAGACAATCCTACGTTTGATTTTCACAAGTATATGTTGGGGACACTAGAGCATGATTTCAAAAAGATTGTCGGAATCAG TTGGCACTTGTGGCTTTTTGTCGTTCTCTTTTTGTTGATCAACATTGCGG GATGGAACTCTTTCTTTTGGCTATCATTTTTGCCTCTATTT CTACTACTACTAGTGGGAACAAAATTGGAACACATAATAACAGAATTGGCTCAAAAGATTGATGGGGGGTCGTCAGTAGTTAGACCTTCTGATGAGTTGTTTTGGTTTCACAATCCAACTCTTGTACTTCACCTCATTCACTTCATTTTGTTCCAAAACTCCTTTGAGATTGCTTTCTTCTTCTGGATTTTG TGTACTTATGGACTCAAATCATGCATCATGGAAGATTTGGGTTTCATTATCTCAAAACTTGTTATTGG GGTAATTGTTCAAGTTCTTTGCAGTTACAGTACTTTGCCCTTGTATGCTCTTGTCACACAG ATGGGAAACACATTTAAGGAAGAAATATTTGATAAGCAAACAGAAAGGGATCCGAGGGAGTTGGCATCAGGTGGTAGAGCTGGTTCATCAACCCAAAATAGGATGGTCATGGAAACACTAGAAAGCATCTGTGTTTCTaagagactcaatgaaattgAAGACATTTCATCAACTGTTGAGCTTTCTTATCCAAACAAGCCTCACACTACTCCTTAA
- the LOC132064449 gene encoding uncharacterized protein LOC132064449, whose amino-acid sequence MMPESTDDSDKANINHVSQVKDDSEYVRLVIRTERTDEVETLQSQSRRGSIVWWIKAILWCIFTVIIVLVSIKWGAPFLFKKILIPILHWEATAFGRPVLALVLVASLALFPVFLIPSGPSMWLAGMIFGYGLGFVIIMAGTTVGMILPYFVGLLFRDRIHQWLKRWPQKAAMIRLVGEGSWFHQFRMVAVFRISPFPYTIFNYAVVVTKMRFWPYFCGSIAGMIPESFIYIYTGRLMRTFADVQYGNHHLTTVEIVYNVISFIIAVVAIAGFTVYAKRTLSQLEREEENNGEGSTSNRGRLEMEALPMQNFKPPSFCSTL is encoded by the exons ATGATGCCAGAGTCAACTGATGATTCAGACAAAGCCAATATTAATCACGTGAGTCAAGTAAAGGACGACAGCGAGTATGTGAGGCTTGTTATTAGAACTGAAAGAACAGATGAAGTTGAAACCTTACAATCACAGTCCAGAAGAGGGTCTATTGTATGGTGGATCAAGGCCATTTTGTGGTGTATTTTCACTGTGATAATAGTACTAGTTTCCATAAAATGGGGAGCACCCTTTCTTTTTAAGAAG ATTTTAATTCCAATCCTACATTGGGAAGCCACTGCATTTGGCCGTCCAGTgcttgctcttgtacttgtagcTTCTTTGGCACTATTTCCAGTATTCCTAATTCCTTCTGGACCATCAATGTGGCTCGCTGGAATGATCTTTGGATATGGTCTTGGATTTGTTATTATAATGGCTGGAACAACAGTTGGGATGATCCTTCCATATTTCGTTGGCTTGCTTTTCCGAGATAGAATTCAT CAATGGTTGAAGAGATGGCCTCAGAAGGCAGCCATGATTAGATTGGTGGGAGAAGGGAGTTGGTTCCATCAATTTCGTATGGTTGCAGTATTTAGGATTTCGCCATTTCCCTACACAATCTTCAATTATGCGGTGGTAGTGACAAAGATGAGGTTCTGGCCTTATTTTTGTGGATCTATTGCAGGAATGATTCCCGAATCCTTCATTTACATCTACAC TGGTCGCCTAATGAGGACATTTGCAGATGTTCAATATGGGAACCATCACCTGACTACAGTTGAGATTGTCTATAATGTTATATCGTTCATTATAGCAGTCGTTGCAATAGCGGGTTTCACAGTCTACGCTAAGCGGACACTGAGTCAACTTGAACGTGAAGAAGAAAACAACGGTGAAGGCTCTACCTCTAACCGTGGGAGGTTAGAAATGGAGGCTCTTCCAATGCAAAACTTCAAGCCGCCTAGTTTTTGCTCAACTTTGTAG